Proteins co-encoded in one Streptomyces roseochromogenus subsp. oscitans DS 12.976 genomic window:
- the trpS gene encoding tryptophan--tRNA ligase, with translation MGNMASADQPRVLSGIQPTAGSFHLGNYLGAVRQWVALQESHDAFYMVVDLHAITVPQEPKELRANTRLAAAQLLAAGLDPDRCTLFVQSHVPEHAQLAWIMNCLTGFGEASRMTQFKDKSAKQGAERASVGLFTYPILQVADILLYQANEVPVGEDQRQHIELTRDLAERFNGRFGQTFTIPSPYILKETAKIYDLQEPSIKMSKSASTPKGLINLLDEPKTTAKKVKSAVTDTDTVIRYDAENKPGVSNLLTIYSTLTGASIAELERDYEGKMYGALKTDLAEIMVDFVTPFRERTQQYLDDSETLDAILAKGAEKARAVAAETLAQAYDRVGFLPAKH, from the coding sequence ATGGGCAACATGGCTTCCGCTGACCAACCTCGCGTGCTCTCCGGCATCCAGCCCACCGCCGGCTCGTTCCACCTCGGCAACTACCTCGGCGCCGTCCGCCAGTGGGTGGCCCTGCAGGAGTCCCACGACGCGTTCTACATGGTCGTCGACCTGCACGCGATCACGGTCCCGCAGGAACCGAAGGAACTGCGCGCCAACACCCGCCTGGCCGCCGCCCAGCTCCTCGCGGCAGGCCTGGACCCGGACCGCTGCACCCTCTTCGTGCAGAGCCATGTCCCCGAGCACGCCCAGCTCGCGTGGATCATGAACTGCCTCACCGGCTTCGGCGAGGCGAGCCGTATGACCCAGTTCAAGGACAAGTCCGCCAAGCAGGGCGCAGAGCGCGCCTCGGTCGGCCTGTTCACGTACCCGATCCTGCAGGTCGCCGACATCCTGCTGTACCAGGCGAACGAGGTGCCGGTCGGCGAGGACCAGCGCCAGCACATCGAGCTGACCCGTGACCTGGCCGAGCGCTTCAACGGACGCTTCGGGCAGACGTTCACGATCCCGTCGCCGTACATCCTCAAGGAGACGGCGAAGATCTACGACCTTCAGGAACCGTCGATCAAGATGAGCAAGTCGGCGTCCACGCCGAAGGGCCTGATCAACCTGCTCGACGAGCCGAAGACCACCGCCAAGAAGGTCAAGAGCGCCGTCACCGACACCGACACCGTGATCCGCTACGACGCGGAGAACAAGCCGGGCGTGTCGAACCTCCTCACCATCTACTCCACGCTCACCGGCGCGTCGATCGCCGAGCTGGAGCGGGACTACGAGGGCAAGATGTACGGCGCCCTCAAGACCGACCTGGCCGAGATCATGGTCGATTTCGTGACGCCGTTCCGTGAGCGCACCCAGCAGTACCTGGACGACTCCGAGACGCTCGACGCGATCCTCGCCAAGGGCGCGGAGAAGGCGCGCGCGGTCGCCGCGGAGACGCTCGCGCAGGCCTACGACCGCGTCGGTTTCCTGCCGGCGAAGCACTGA
- a CDS encoding 2'-5' RNA ligase family protein produces MGTVTIGVSIAVPEPHGSLLQERRAGFGDPAAHGIPTHVTLLPPTEVEEAELPAVEAYLTEVAGAGRPFPMRLSGTGTFRPLSPVVYVRVVQGAEDCAWLQQRVRDASGPLARELQFPYHPHVTVAHGIDEAAMDRAFAELAGFDAQWPCTGFALYEQGADLVWRKLREYTFGVSVVPPQPGHADVERGTIASR; encoded by the coding sequence GTGGGGACCGTAACGATCGGCGTGTCGATCGCGGTCCCGGAGCCTCACGGCAGCCTGCTCCAGGAGCGGCGCGCGGGCTTCGGCGACCCCGCGGCTCACGGCATCCCCACGCATGTCACGCTGCTGCCGCCGACCGAGGTCGAGGAGGCGGAGCTGCCGGCCGTCGAGGCGTATCTGACCGAGGTCGCCGGGGCCGGCCGGCCGTTCCCGATGCGGCTGTCCGGCACCGGCACGTTCCGTCCCCTGTCCCCGGTGGTCTACGTCCGTGTCGTCCAGGGCGCCGAGGACTGCGCCTGGCTGCAGCAGCGGGTGCGGGACGCGTCCGGGCCGCTGGCGCGCGAGCTGCAGTTCCCGTACCACCCGCATGTCACCGTCGCGCACGGCATCGACGAGGCGGCGATGGACCGCGCCTTCGCGGAGCTGGCCGGCTTCGACGCGCAGTGGCCGTGCACCGGCTTCGCGCTCTACGAACAGGGCGCCGACCTGGTCTGGCGCAAGCTGCGGGAGTACACGTTCGGGGTATCGGTGGTGCCGCCACAACCGGGCCACGCGGACGTCGAACGCGGGACGATCGCGAGCCGGTAG
- a CDS encoding SCO4848 family membrane protein, whose protein sequence is MKLSRPVSWFLLAFGVWSWVIWVTFVKNLVKDSSGLAFDHGHPTAYFWVHLLLAVVSSVLGTVIGVIGLRGLRALRRTS, encoded by the coding sequence GTGAAACTCAGCCGCCCCGTCTCCTGGTTCCTGCTCGCCTTCGGGGTGTGGAGCTGGGTCATCTGGGTCACTTTCGTCAAGAATCTCGTCAAGGACAGCAGCGGGCTCGCCTTCGACCACGGTCACCCGACCGCGTACTTCTGGGTGCACCTGCTGCTGGCGGTCGTTTCCTCCGTATTGGGGACGGTCATCGGGGTCATCGGGTTGCGCGGACTGCGCGCACTGCGCCGGACGTCATAG
- a CDS encoding decaprenylphospho-beta-D-erythro-pentofuranosid-2-ulose 2-reductase → MPASSAAFGLPQSLLVLGGTSEIALATTRRLIARGARTVWLAGRPSPALDQAAEHLRTLGADTRTVAFDALDPESHESVLGKVFAEGDIDLVLLAFGILGDQAHDERDPVRAVRVAQTNYTGAVSAALVAARALQSQGHGFLVVLSSVAGERARRADFIYGSSKAGLDAFAQGLGDALHGTGVHVMVVRPGHVRTTAMADRDRIPLATTPEAVATAIELGLRRRSEAVWVPGALRLVMAALRHIPRALFRRLPL, encoded by the coding sequence ATGCCTGCATCCTCAGCCGCCTTCGGTCTTCCCCAGTCCCTGCTCGTCCTCGGCGGCACGTCCGAGATCGCGCTGGCCACCACCCGCCGGCTGATCGCTCGCGGCGCGCGCACGGTGTGGCTGGCGGGCCGCCCCTCGCCGGCCCTGGACCAGGCCGCCGAGCATCTGCGCACCCTCGGCGCGGACACCCGCACCGTCGCCTTCGACGCCCTCGACCCCGAGTCCCACGAGAGCGTCCTCGGCAAGGTCTTCGCCGAGGGCGACATCGACCTGGTGCTGCTCGCCTTCGGCATCCTCGGCGACCAGGCCCATGACGAGCGCGACCCGGTACGCGCCGTCCGGGTCGCCCAGACCAACTACACCGGCGCCGTCAGCGCGGCCCTGGTCGCCGCCCGCGCCCTGCAGTCCCAGGGGCACGGCTTTCTCGTGGTCCTGTCCTCCGTGGCCGGCGAGCGGGCCCGCCGCGCCGACTTCATCTACGGCTCCAGCAAGGCCGGCCTCGACGCCTTCGCCCAGGGCCTCGGCGACGCCCTCCACGGCACCGGCGTGCATGTCATGGTCGTACGCCCCGGACACGTCCGTACGACGGCGATGGCCGACCGGGACCGCATCCCGCTCGCCACCACCCCGGAGGCGGTCGCCACGGCCATCGAACTGGGCCTGCGCCGCCGCTCGGAAGCGGTGTGGGTGCCGGGCGCGCTCCGTCTGGTGATGGCGGCGCTACGGCACATCCCGCGGGCGCTGTTCCGCAGGTTGCCGCTGTAA
- a CDS encoding D-alanyl-D-alanine carboxypeptidase family protein, whose translation MPAPKQTGWRALLVISATLLSLTATAPAALAAPAPSANATATPPARMSTVGGERLGQPGTQVNLAPGVPVIPKDVTARSWIVTDAESGDVLAAHNAHWRLPPASTLKMLFADTLLPRFPKTMEHKVAPSDLAGMGEGSSVVGIKEGRTYNVHDLWLGVFLRSGNDAVHVLAAMNDGVEQTVKDMQSHADELQARDTHVVSPDGYDEPGQLSSAYDLTLIARSGLQKKDFRDYCSTVSAKFGDNEIRNTNRLLSGDADVPVYQGIAGVKNGNTTNAGATFTGVAERNGRVLLVTVMHPEKHEHNEVYKETAKLFDWGFQAAGKVNPVGELVPPKSALPSPSASAGQSAGTHRSGSKPVASDTAGSGGVGIAAAITGGVLALLAGGAFLINRRWPLPDLMRRRPRQ comes from the coding sequence GTGCCCGCACCGAAGCAGACCGGCTGGCGAGCCCTGCTGGTCATCTCCGCCACACTGCTGTCCCTGACCGCCACCGCGCCTGCCGCGCTCGCCGCCCCGGCCCCCTCGGCGAATGCCACGGCCACGCCCCCGGCCCGTATGTCGACCGTGGGCGGCGAACGGCTCGGGCAGCCCGGCACCCAGGTCAATCTCGCCCCGGGCGTGCCCGTCATCCCCAAGGACGTCACCGCCCGCTCCTGGATCGTCACCGACGCCGAGTCCGGCGATGTGCTCGCCGCGCACAACGCGCACTGGCGGCTGCCGCCGGCGAGCACGCTGAAGATGCTGTTCGCGGACACCCTGCTGCCCCGGTTCCCGAAGACCATGGAGCACAAGGTGGCGCCGTCCGACCTCGCGGGCATGGGCGAGGGCTCCAGCGTGGTCGGGATAAAGGAGGGCCGCACCTACAACGTCCACGACCTGTGGCTCGGCGTCTTCCTGCGCTCCGGCAACGACGCCGTACACGTGCTGGCCGCGATGAACGACGGCGTCGAGCAGACCGTCAAGGACATGCAGAGCCACGCCGACGAACTCCAGGCGCGGGACACCCATGTGGTCTCGCCCGACGGCTATGACGAGCCGGGTCAGCTGTCGTCGGCGTACGACCTGACCCTGATCGCCCGCTCCGGGCTGCAGAAGAAGGACTTCCGCGACTACTGCTCGACCGTGAGCGCCAAGTTCGGGGACAACGAGATCCGCAACACCAACCGGCTGCTGAGCGGTGACGCCGACGTGCCCGTCTACCAGGGCATCGCGGGCGTGAAGAACGGCAACACCACCAACGCGGGCGCCACGTTCACCGGTGTCGCCGAGCGGAACGGCAGGGTGCTGCTGGTCACGGTGATGCACCCGGAGAAGCACGAGCACAACGAGGTCTACAAGGAGACGGCCAAGCTGTTCGACTGGGGCTTCCAGGCGGCCGGCAAGGTCAACCCGGTGGGCGAGCTGGTGCCGCCGAAGAGCGCCCTGCCGAGCCCCAGCGCCTCCGCTGGGCAGTCCGCGGGGACCCACAGGTCCGGTTCCAAGCCGGTGGCCAGTGATACCGCCGGCTCCGGCGGCGTCGGCATCGCCGCGGCCATCACGGGCGGGGTGCTGGCGCTGCTCGCGGGCGGGGCGTTCCTGATCAATCGCCGCTGGCCGCTGCCGGACCTGATGCGCCGTCGGCCGCGTCAGTGA
- a CDS encoding YihY/virulence factor BrkB family protein, with the protein MDWLKRLPGIGPLVTWLMETHAWHSYERLDRVKWSRLAAAMTFISFVALFPLLTLVAAVSAATLSAARQKTVELKIAEQFPGVVSTQLDLTSLVHNAGTVGVIAGALLLFTGIGWVGQMRDCLRAVWELPDQQRNPVVAKAKDAGTLLGLGGALLVTFAASTFASAAVGLVSRHLGLAAYGWGGVLLRIAAFAVAVLADFLVLLYVLTLLPGVEPPRRRLVVAALLGAVGFELLKLLLSGYIQGVAAKSMYGAFGVPVALLLWINFTAKLVLFCASWTAEPGPDITDAADGASGPAAASGD; encoded by the coding sequence ATGGACTGGCTGAAAAGACTTCCCGGCATCGGGCCGCTCGTCACCTGGCTGATGGAGACACACGCGTGGCACTCCTACGAGCGGCTGGACCGGGTGAAGTGGTCCCGGCTGGCCGCGGCGATGACGTTCATCAGTTTCGTGGCGCTGTTCCCGCTGCTGACCCTGGTCGCCGCCGTCAGCGCCGCCACGCTCAGCGCGGCCCGGCAGAAGACGGTCGAGCTCAAGATCGCCGAGCAGTTCCCCGGCGTCGTCTCCACCCAGCTGGACCTCACCTCGCTCGTCCACAACGCCGGCACCGTCGGTGTCATCGCCGGCGCCCTGCTGCTGTTCACCGGCATCGGCTGGGTCGGCCAGATGCGGGACTGCCTGCGCGCGGTGTGGGAGCTGCCGGACCAGCAGCGGAACCCGGTGGTGGCCAAGGCCAAGGACGCCGGCACCCTGCTCGGCCTCGGCGGTGCCCTGCTCGTCACGTTCGCCGCGTCCACGTTCGCCTCGGCCGCCGTCGGGCTCGTCTCGCGCCACCTCGGCCTGGCCGCGTACGGCTGGGGCGGCGTGCTGCTGCGGATCGCCGCGTTCGCCGTCGCCGTGCTCGCCGACTTCCTGGTCCTGCTCTACGTCCTGACCCTGCTGCCCGGGGTCGAGCCGCCGCGCCGCCGCCTGGTGGTGGCCGCACTCCTCGGCGCGGTCGGCTTCGAACTGCTCAAGCTGCTGCTCAGCGGCTATATCCAGGGGGTCGCCGCGAAGAGCATGTACGGCGCGTTCGGCGTCCCCGTCGCACTGCTGCTGTGGATCAACTTCACCGCGAAACTGGTCCTGTTCTGCGCCTCCTGGACCGCAGAGCCAGGCCCCGACATCACTGACGCGGCCGACGGCGCATCAGGTCCGGCAGCGGCCAGCGGCGATTGA